The proteins below come from a single Erysipelothrix piscisicarius genomic window:
- the hprK gene encoding HPr(Ser) kinase/phosphatase, whose protein sequence is MEERVSCSVKTLVHHFGFEQVAGDRESLKRRITLPNTNRPGLELTGFYAHAEPKRVVIIGNKESSFIKTLDESEQAERFDTILNEETPFALITGGNPCPPTLRNVANKKNFPVFVTDRPSSDIMVEIVTFLDEVLAPTGNVHGVLMNVFGKGVLIIGESGMGKSEVALELVLRGHALIADDRVDITRVKNKIMGTAPELLRGMLEIRGIGIIDVSQMFGVRSYLEQEEINFVIEFTKWDDNQQYLRAGIEEQLPYEALGLKIPHLVFPVKEGRNMSVLVESAVRDHMLKQRGINSAELFDERVMDFIKRQAKEQVDD, encoded by the coding sequence ATGGAAGAAAGAGTTTCATGCAGTGTAAAAACACTCGTACATCATTTTGGATTTGAACAAGTGGCGGGAGACCGAGAATCGTTAAAACGACGAATTACTCTTCCGAATACAAACAGACCTGGCTTGGAATTAACGGGGTTTTATGCACATGCAGAACCAAAACGTGTAGTCATAATTGGAAATAAAGAATCCTCATTTATCAAAACATTGGATGAGTCCGAACAGGCCGAACGATTTGATACAATCTTGAATGAAGAAACACCGTTCGCGTTAATTACAGGTGGCAATCCATGTCCGCCAACCCTTCGTAATGTTGCGAACAAAAAGAATTTCCCCGTGTTTGTTACAGACCGACCAAGTTCAGATATCATGGTGGAAATCGTTACGTTTTTAGATGAGGTCTTGGCACCGACAGGAAATGTTCATGGTGTTTTAATGAACGTTTTTGGAAAAGGTGTACTTATTATTGGTGAGAGTGGTATGGGTAAAAGTGAAGTCGCACTTGAATTGGTCTTACGTGGTCATGCGTTAATTGCCGATGATCGTGTAGATATTACCCGTGTTAAAAATAAAATAATGGGAACAGCCCCCGAGTTATTACGTGGAATGCTCGAAATTCGCGGAATTGGAATTATCGATGTCAGCCAGATGTTTGGGGTCCGCTCATATCTGGAACAAGAAGAAATTAACTTTGTAATTGAGTTTACAAAATGGGATGACAACCAGCAATACCTTAGAGCCGGTATTGAAGAACAACTGCCTTATGAGGCATTGGGATTAAAAATACCGCACCTTGTATTCCCGGTGAAAGAAGGTCGTAATATGTCAGTACTCGTTGAATCCGCTGTACGTGATCATATGCTTAAACAACGAGGAATTAATAGCGCAGAACTTTTTGATGAGCGCGTAATGGATTTTATTAAACGTCAAGCAAAGGAGCAAGTTGATGATTAA
- the lgt gene encoding prolipoprotein diacylglyceryl transferase has translation MIKFFPNTQTFVQIGPVSIAWYAILIMSGAFLAYSISQRNLLKVGYKKEDIEDLFMGSLIAGFLGARLWYVLFFEFKTYLSQPLRIFAIHEGGLAIQGGLIAGVAFGYWFTKRRRLNFIQWADLIIPNILLAQAIGRWGNFMNKEAYGRVVQESFYNHFPIWFKDMMYIDGAFRQPTFLYESVANIIGWILIVFVLKRFSKIKRGDLTFAYMMWYGATRFIIEGFRSDSLMFGPIRVAQFISIIFVVLGVAGYMGLFKKYLKRQKPIILFDFDGTIANTQACILETFRRVFETYKPEYKLSEQEMKSFLGPTLHDTFSNYFEEADIESIIQEYRRINHELHDAYVVPMEHAIPLLEDLKNDGYRMGVVSNKITSTLELGMEVTGINPELFEVVLGCDQFEPVKADPAGIDKALELMHADRGQLIYVGDTASDILAGQRAGSFTIGYVFDKIREKDLEESKPNRMISDLMEIKEILKEDHEWTITMM, from the coding sequence ATGATTAAGTTTTTTCCAAATACTCAAACATTCGTTCAAATTGGACCTGTAAGTATTGCGTGGTATGCAATACTGATAATGTCTGGTGCATTTCTAGCGTATTCTATAAGTCAACGAAATTTACTCAAAGTAGGTTATAAAAAAGAGGATATCGAAGATTTATTCATGGGTTCGCTCATTGCGGGGTTTCTGGGCGCGCGTCTTTGGTATGTTTTGTTTTTTGAATTTAAGACATACCTTTCTCAACCTTTACGCATCTTTGCAATCCATGAAGGTGGACTTGCGATTCAAGGGGGTTTAATTGCAGGGGTGGCATTTGGCTATTGGTTTACAAAGCGCCGACGTCTAAATTTTATTCAATGGGCAGATCTCATTATTCCAAATATTCTCCTTGCACAAGCTATCGGTCGATGGGGGAATTTTATGAACAAGGAAGCTTATGGACGTGTTGTTCAAGAGAGCTTCTATAATCATTTTCCAATTTGGTTTAAAGATATGATGTATATTGATGGAGCATTCCGTCAACCAACATTCCTCTATGAGAGTGTTGCAAATATTATTGGATGGATTCTGATTGTATTTGTACTCAAACGATTCAGTAAGATTAAGCGCGGCGACTTAACTTTCGCATATATGATGTGGTATGGAGCAACCCGCTTTATCATTGAGGGATTTCGATCAGACAGTTTAATGTTTGGTCCAATTCGAGTTGCACAATTTATTTCAATTATTTTTGTAGTACTTGGTGTGGCTGGATACATGGGACTTTTTAAAAAATACCTTAAACGTCAGAAACCAATTATTCTATTTGATTTTGATGGAACCATTGCGAATACACAAGCGTGCATTTTGGAGACGTTCCGTCGCGTGTTTGAAACATACAAGCCTGAGTATAAACTCAGCGAACAAGAAATGAAATCCTTTTTAGGACCAACACTTCATGATACGTTTAGTAACTATTTTGAAGAAGCTGACATTGAGTCAATAATCCAAGAATACCGTCGGATCAATCATGAGCTGCATGATGCTTATGTTGTTCCTATGGAACATGCGATTCCATTATTGGAAGATCTTAAAAATGATGGATATCGTATGGGTGTTGTTTCAAATAAAATCACATCGACACTTGAACTTGGGATGGAAGTAACGGGTATCAACCCTGAACTTTTTGAAGTGGTATTAGGATGTGATCAATTTGAACCCGTAAAAGCCGATCCTGCGGGCATCGATAAAGCACTCGAGTTGATGCATGCAGATCGTGGACAATTAATTTATGTTGGAGATACTGCTTCAGATATTCTCGCAGGACAGCGGGCAGGTTCATTTACTATCGGATATGTATTTGATAAAATACGTGAGAAGGATTTAGAAGAAAGTAAACCGAATCGTATGATTTCGGATTTAATGGAAATCAAAGAAATATTGAAGGAGGATCATGAATGGACAATAACTATGATGTAG
- a CDS encoding NAD(P)/FAD-dependent oxidoreductase — protein sequence MDNNYDVVIIGAGPAGLTAAVYAGRAGLKTAMLESEAPGGKMIKTDLVQNYPGVDNIAGVDLSMKMFEHSTAYGTEYLYGNVNGIVDEGDYKVIKTEDGSEYRAHVVIVATGTNERTLGFEKDDALLGHGLSYCAVCDGAFFRDKKVVVIGGGNSALEEAVYLTQFASEVNLVIRRDVFRGDDSAQRQVFSNDKINVIKKHIPVDYIDSDGKITGMKFEHVETGEPLVIETDGVFPYIGATPATGFLKDLNVLDNEGYLIVNNQLETEIPGIFGAGDVIQKHLRQIVTATSDGAIAAQNAFHYIQDLKSKA from the coding sequence ATGGACAATAACTATGATGTAGTCATCATTGGAGCAGGTCCAGCAGGTTTGACGGCAGCGGTTTATGCAGGACGCGCTGGCTTGAAAACAGCAATGTTGGAATCGGAAGCCCCAGGTGGAAAAATGATTAAGACGGACTTAGTCCAAAACTATCCCGGTGTGGATAATATTGCGGGGGTCGATTTATCGATGAAAATGTTTGAGCACTCGACCGCTTATGGAACAGAATACCTTTACGGGAATGTCAATGGCATTGTTGATGAAGGGGATTATAAAGTAATCAAAACTGAAGATGGATCGGAGTACCGTGCTCATGTTGTCATCGTTGCAACGGGGACAAATGAACGTACTTTAGGATTTGAAAAAGATGACGCACTCTTAGGTCACGGCCTATCTTATTGTGCAGTGTGTGACGGTGCATTCTTTAGAGATAAAAAAGTTGTTGTTATTGGTGGGGGGAATTCAGCCCTTGAAGAAGCTGTCTATTTAACCCAGTTTGCAAGTGAAGTTAATCTTGTAATTCGTAGAGATGTCTTCCGAGGCGATGATTCAGCACAACGCCAAGTATTTAGCAACGATAAAATTAATGTAATTAAAAAACATATTCCCGTTGATTATATCGATAGCGATGGGAAAATAACAGGGATGAAATTTGAACATGTTGAAACAGGAGAACCACTAGTAATTGAAACAGATGGTGTCTTCCCTTACATTGGGGCGACTCCAGCAACAGGGTTCCTAAAAGATTTAAATGTTTTAGATAATGAAGGTTATTTAATTGTTAATAATCAACTTGAAACTGAAATTCCAGGCATCTTTGGAGCCGGTGATGTTATTCAAAAACATTTACGTCAAATTGTTACTGCAACAAGTGATGGTGCAATTGCAGCACAAAATGCATTTCACTATATACAAGATCTTAAATCTAAGGCATAG